Proteins encoded within one genomic window of Rossellomorea vietnamensis:
- the pepV gene encoding dipeptidase PepV, protein MSINWTNEVEKRKDDLLKDLQKFLQIKSVLDEEDATEEAPLGKGVKEALSYLLTLGEKDGFTPKNVDHLAGHLEFGEGKDLLGILCHVDVVPEGDGWSVDPYGGEIKDGKIFARGAIDDKGPTMAAYYAMKIVKDLDPTFNKRIRMIIGTDEESDWRCVEHYFKNEEMPTMGFAPDADFPIIHAEKGIADYDLVQVKPGQVADSGIKVLSFESGRRYNMVPDYAKAILVVDEDHTKWVQNFEIFTKDEGVKGSYYIENGELVFQVEGVSSHGMEPDNGKNAGLYLAAFLSKLPLSSQGKQFFEFTTKHFFKDSRGIQLGVSYTDDITGDLTINVGKLRYSEAEGGRLGLNMRYPVTFDMDKGKSIIENIEGYSIENFTDSKPHHVSKDDELVRTLKKVYEDQTGERGELLSIGGGTYARSLEAGVAFGALFPGREDIAHQKDEYMYIEDLLKATAIYAQAIYELACES, encoded by the coding sequence ATGAGTATCAATTGGACGAATGAAGTGGAGAAACGGAAAGATGATTTGCTTAAGGACTTGCAGAAATTCCTTCAGATCAAAAGTGTGCTGGATGAAGAGGATGCAACAGAAGAGGCTCCTCTTGGAAAAGGTGTGAAGGAAGCTCTGTCTTACCTGTTGACTCTGGGTGAAAAAGACGGATTCACTCCTAAAAACGTTGATCACCTTGCCGGGCATTTGGAATTCGGTGAAGGGAAGGATCTTCTCGGCATTCTTTGTCACGTGGATGTGGTTCCTGAAGGGGACGGATGGAGCGTCGATCCTTATGGCGGTGAAATCAAAGACGGGAAGATTTTTGCCCGTGGAGCGATCGATGACAAGGGACCGACCATGGCCGCTTATTATGCCATGAAAATCGTTAAGGATCTGGATCCAACCTTCAATAAGAGGATCCGCATGATCATCGGTACGGATGAAGAAAGCGATTGGAGATGCGTAGAGCATTATTTCAAAAACGAGGAAATGCCGACGATGGGATTTGCTCCAGATGCAGATTTTCCGATCATCCATGCTGAAAAAGGGATCGCGGATTATGATCTGGTCCAGGTGAAGCCCGGGCAGGTGGCTGATTCAGGGATCAAAGTCCTTTCCTTTGAATCCGGACGCCGGTACAATATGGTACCTGATTATGCAAAGGCCATCCTGGTTGTTGATGAGGATCATACGAAATGGGTACAGAACTTTGAAATCTTCACAAAGGATGAAGGGGTCAAAGGAAGCTACTATATCGAAAATGGAGAGCTCGTGTTCCAGGTGGAAGGCGTGTCTTCACACGGCATGGAGCCGGACAATGGAAAAAATGCCGGTCTTTATTTAGCCGCGTTCTTATCAAAGCTGCCACTTTCCTCTCAGGGAAAACAGTTCTTTGAATTCACGACTAAGCATTTCTTCAAAGATTCAAGGGGGATCCAGCTTGGTGTCAGCTACACGGACGACATTACGGGGGATCTGACCATCAACGTCGGGAAGCTCCGCTACTCGGAAGCTGAAGGCGGACGATTAGGGTTGAACATGCGCTATCCGGTGACCTTTGATATGGATAAAGGGAAGAGCATCATCGAGAACATTGAGGGGTATTCCATCGAGAATTTCACAGACAGCAAGCCTCATCATGTTTCCAAGGATGATGAACTCGTACGGACACTGAAAAAAGTATATGAAGATCAAACGGGCGAAAGAGGCGAGTTATTGAGTATCGGTGGAGGCACATATGCGAGAAGCCTGGAAGCCGGTGTAGCCTTTGGAGCATTATTCCCGGGCCGTGAAGATATTGCCCATCAAAAGGATGAATACATGTATATCGAGGATCTCCTTAAAGCGACGGCCATTTACGCCCAGGCGATTTATGAATTAGCGTGTGAATCATAA
- the dat gene encoding D-amino-acid transaminase, whose product MNTVFVNGELIDRDKAKVDIEDRGYQFGDGIYEVIRVYDGNTFTMKEHMERLYQSAEKMKLSIPYGEEDFTSKLLHLINVNGVKDGIVYLQVTRGVSARQHHFPSGDVVGSVVAYTKDFPVPAHQMEQGVTAKLVEDIRWLRCDIKSLNLLGNLLAKQEAASEGHFEAILHRGDTVTEGSSSNAFMVKDGIIYTHPVTNLILNGITRRVIEDLCRKNGISFQEETFSVSELMTADEVFIASTTSEVMPVVKIDGQEIGEGTPGAVTKRLQSLFNERKGKEAR is encoded by the coding sequence ATGAACACAGTATTTGTAAACGGGGAACTGATCGATCGTGACAAGGCGAAGGTCGATATCGAGGACCGTGGTTATCAATTCGGGGACGGCATCTATGAAGTGATCCGGGTGTACGACGGAAACACATTCACCATGAAGGAGCATATGGAAAGGCTGTATCAAAGCGCTGAAAAAATGAAGCTTTCCATCCCGTATGGCGAAGAGGATTTCACATCTAAGCTCCTTCATTTGATTAACGTCAATGGCGTCAAGGACGGAATCGTCTATTTACAGGTGACACGTGGTGTATCAGCACGTCAGCATCATTTTCCTTCAGGAGATGTAGTGGGAAGTGTCGTTGCGTATACGAAGGACTTCCCTGTTCCGGCTCACCAGATGGAGCAGGGCGTAACGGCCAAGCTCGTGGAAGATATCAGATGGCTGCGTTGTGACATAAAGAGCCTTAATCTCCTTGGTAACCTTCTGGCAAAACAGGAGGCGGCGTCAGAAGGGCACTTCGAAGCAATTCTGCATCGCGGTGACACGGTAACCGAAGGCTCCTCTTCCAATGCCTTTATGGTGAAAGACGGGATCATCTATACGCATCCCGTGACAAACCTGATCCTGAATGGAATCACAAGAAGAGTCATTGAAGATCTATGCAGAAAAAATGGGATCTCTTTTCAAGAAGAAACGTTTTCCGTTTCTGAATTGATGACAGCAGATGAAGTATTCATTGCCAGTACCACTTCAGAAGTGATGCCTGTGGTCAAGATCGATGGACAGGAAATCGGAGAAGGAACACCAGGTGCTGTCACGAAAAGGCTTCAGTCGCTGTTCAATGAAAGAAAAGGGAAGGAAGCCCGTTAA
- the cysK gene encoding cysteine synthase A, with the protein MKVVQNIAELIGDTPLVKLNRLNPADGADVYVKLEFYNPSKSVKDRAAYQMIVEAEKEGFLKEGSTIIEPTSGNTGIGLAMNAAARGYRAILVMPDTMTQERINLLKAYGAEVVLTPGDDKMPGAIEKAKELTEQIPNSFMPMQFENDANPEAHRKTTALEIVEAMKEIGKPLSAFVATAGTGGTITGTGEVLKEHYPELAVHVVEPAGSPVLSGGKPGRHKLVGTSPGFVPDILNTDVYDEIHKIEDEQAYDIARRMASEEGILVGPSSGAACYAAIEVAKKLSPEDVVVCIACDTGERYLSSDLFRF; encoded by the coding sequence ATGAAAGTTGTACAAAATATCGCAGAATTGATCGGGGACACCCCCCTTGTAAAATTAAATAGGTTAAACCCTGCTGACGGTGCGGATGTATATGTAAAATTGGAATTCTACAATCCGAGTAAAAGCGTCAAGGACAGAGCCGCTTATCAAATGATCGTGGAAGCGGAAAAAGAAGGCTTCTTGAAAGAAGGTTCAACCATCATCGAGCCTACGAGTGGAAACACGGGGATCGGCCTTGCCATGAATGCAGCGGCACGGGGCTATCGTGCGATCCTTGTCATGCCGGATACGATGACTCAAGAACGGATCAACCTCCTGAAGGCCTATGGAGCTGAAGTGGTATTGACACCAGGGGATGACAAAATGCCCGGTGCCATCGAAAAAGCCAAAGAACTGACAGAGCAGATCCCTAACAGCTTCATGCCCATGCAGTTTGAAAACGATGCAAATCCCGAGGCCCACCGGAAAACAACGGCCCTTGAGATCGTCGAAGCCATGAAGGAAATCGGCAAGCCCCTGTCGGCATTCGTCGCTACGGCGGGTACAGGGGGAACGATCACCGGAACAGGCGAGGTGCTCAAGGAACATTATCCCGAGCTCGCTGTCCATGTAGTGGAGCCGGCGGGATCACCGGTCCTATCCGGAGGGAAACCAGGCAGGCATAAATTGGTCGGTACAAGTCCAGGCTTCGTTCCCGACATCCTGAATACGGATGTATATGATGAAATTCATAAAATCGAAGACGAACAGGCCTATGACATCGCCCGCCGAATGGCAAGCGAAGAAGGGATCCTAGTCGGACCATCATCAGGAGCCGCCTGTTACGCTGCGATCGAAGTGGCGAAAAAATTATCACCTGAAGATGTCGTGGTGTGCATCGCCTGCGATACGGGAGAACGCTATCTATCAAGTGACTTATTCAGATTTTAA
- the thpR gene encoding RNA 2',3'-cyclic phosphodiesterase: protein MLKAHYFFALSLPEETKRYLNDCMEPMRLEGSFKKWVHPEDYHLTLAFLGSAAELVPVMDKVGRLRHPSFPLTLSGFGTFGKSDSPRILWMGVEPSDMLHRLKDLVFGACEEAGFQLDQRPFSPHITVGRKWNEEAPFTQEWLNGYKPPERHTFTATEVVLYQTHMDRLPKYEAIHTIPLQAN from the coding sequence ATGTTGAAAGCTCACTATTTCTTTGCACTTTCCCTGCCTGAGGAAACGAAGCGGTATTTGAATGATTGCATGGAGCCGATGAGGCTTGAGGGCTCGTTTAAGAAATGGGTCCACCCGGAGGATTATCACCTGACTCTGGCCTTTTTGGGGAGTGCGGCTGAACTCGTGCCGGTCATGGATAAAGTGGGGAGGCTGAGGCATCCTTCTTTTCCGTTGACCTTGAGCGGATTTGGCACGTTCGGGAAGAGTGATTCCCCGAGGATCCTGTGGATGGGGGTCGAGCCTTCCGACATGCTTCACCGTCTCAAGGACCTTGTGTTTGGTGCATGTGAAGAAGCGGGCTTTCAATTGGATCAGAGACCATTTTCACCGCATATCACAGTGGGGCGGAAATGGAATGAGGAAGCTCCCTTTACCCAAGAGTGGCTGAATGGATACAAGCCTCCTGAACGCCATACGTTTACAGCAACAGAAGTGGTATTATATCAAACCCACATGGACCGGCTGCCTAAGTATGAAGCCATCCACACCATCCCTTTACAGGCAAATTGA
- a CDS encoding nuclease-related domain-containing protein, which translates to MAQLIKLQDYVSRYETDLYRYPSQFVRLKKQQWEKMKQHWENGDLPKPSPPVQEWADEEKNSMKDKLFSLFKKKEDEEEVTIPESSDEDLQLDMDAGQDIHSEEELKASFLNLVFDFQLRWASSTITEKSYVDNSYHYDERLRYLLQRFPDNIFVMYNPVLKIKNAPVELETVLITPTGIWCLTFLEFEEGTAYIGSGERFWVKKWGDREEKVLNPLIGLKRMERIVHQITRYAGVELPIYQAVISRNGYIDYPQSPVGIQFLDKRIHHEWFQQQRSSSSPIKSVQLKAAQAIMEYCQTTSFKRLQWEEAASKE; encoded by the coding sequence ATGGCACAGCTGATTAAACTTCAAGATTACGTTTCACGATACGAAACGGATTTATATAGATATCCTTCCCAATTTGTCCGATTAAAAAAGCAGCAATGGGAAAAAATGAAACAACATTGGGAGAATGGAGATCTGCCAAAGCCATCACCACCAGTCCAGGAATGGGCTGACGAAGAGAAGAACTCCATGAAAGACAAGCTCTTTTCCCTTTTTAAGAAGAAAGAGGATGAAGAAGAAGTAACGATTCCGGAGTCGAGTGATGAAGACCTTCAATTGGACATGGATGCAGGTCAGGATATTCACTCGGAAGAAGAATTGAAAGCTTCCTTCTTGAACCTTGTATTTGATTTTCAGCTGAGATGGGCGAGTTCTACGATCACGGAGAAATCCTATGTGGATAACAGCTACCATTATGACGAACGATTACGGTATCTTCTTCAACGCTTCCCGGATAATATTTTTGTCATGTACAACCCCGTCCTGAAAATTAAAAATGCACCCGTCGAACTGGAAACGGTCCTGATCACCCCTACAGGCATATGGTGTTTGACCTTTCTCGAGTTTGAAGAGGGAACAGCCTATATCGGTTCAGGGGAGCGGTTCTGGGTAAAAAAATGGGGGGATAGGGAAGAAAAGGTGTTAAATCCCCTTATCGGCTTGAAAAGGATGGAGAGAATCGTCCATCAGATCACCCGTTATGCCGGGGTGGAACTGCCCATTTACCAAGCCGTCATAAGCAGGAATGGGTACATAGATTATCCTCAATCCCCAGTCGGGATTCAGTTTTTGGATAAACGGATCCACCATGAATGGTTCCAGCAGCAGCGTTCAAGCTCTTCACCGATCAAGAGTGTCCAATTGAAAGCGGCTCAGGCCATTATGGAGTATTGTCAAACGACTTCCTTCAAGAGGCTGCAGTGGGAAGAAGCGGCGTCAAAGGAGTAG
- the pulA gene encoding type I pullulanase produces the protein MLVISRHYDAFLDTFNVITMILPYDYHEGNSNHFTLVKDDEKIALHIEEKIPLNDAMKYVTTIQSEKIILGDTYEIVDEHGTKTDLQIGAVIRTEEFDQRYYYDGNDLGVTYQDGCTVFKVWAPTATEVRLKLNSPDDEEIQYPYTRMENGVWECRVDHDIEGYLYSILPCINLVWDELIDPYVKAVSLNSEWGCVINPGEKVAPLAPLASPTDSVIYELNIRDFSAQKESGMKFRGKYSAFTEKGTKTPKGFSSGIEYLKELGITHVELLPVNDFDGVTDNPSDTTYNWGYNPLFFNAPEGSYSLKPEDPYERIRELKAVVQSLHDENIRVIQDVVYNHVFIREHSSFEKLVPGYFFRHDENGLPSNGTGVGNDFASERLMARKFIVDSILYWIKEYGVDGFRFDLMGILDVKTMTVIREEVDKVLPGAILIGEGWDLNTPLPPHQKANLRNAHHLQGIGQFNDWFRDTIKGSTFNLYDKGFALGHGHLEQKVELVLTGSIGMKSGERGLFKEPAQSVNYVESHDNHTLWDKMKACMNEEEETLKARHKLATTMVLLSQGIPFLHAGQEFFRTKKGIENSYNSPVEINQLDWVRREEYDEVVRYVKALIQIRKSHGAFRFQQSDLIREHVKVSHSKANLVDVTYQNVHPYGPWDEILMVFHSDTKPCEYSLAEGKQWVCLSDGNQASVSGLYDVKETSITLRPVSSYVFVR, from the coding sequence GTGTTAGTCATTAGCAGGCATTATGACGCGTTTTTAGATACTTTCAATGTAATTACCATGATCCTTCCATACGATTATCATGAAGGAAATTCCAATCACTTCACCCTGGTCAAGGATGATGAAAAGATCGCTCTTCACATTGAAGAGAAGATCCCCCTGAATGATGCGATGAAATATGTGACGACCATTCAGAGTGAAAAGATCATCTTAGGCGACACGTATGAAATCGTCGACGAGCATGGGACAAAGACGGACCTTCAGATCGGGGCGGTCATACGGACCGAAGAATTTGATCAAAGGTACTATTACGATGGAAATGACCTCGGTGTTACGTATCAGGATGGATGCACCGTATTCAAGGTATGGGCCCCTACAGCGACAGAGGTCCGGTTGAAGCTCAATTCCCCGGATGATGAAGAAATCCAATACCCGTATACGAGAATGGAAAACGGTGTATGGGAATGCCGGGTAGATCACGATATAGAAGGATATTTGTATTCGATCCTCCCGTGCATCAATCTCGTTTGGGATGAGCTGATCGATCCTTATGTGAAAGCGGTCTCATTGAATAGCGAGTGGGGCTGTGTCATCAATCCCGGGGAAAAGGTTGCTCCCCTCGCCCCATTAGCCTCACCGACGGATAGCGTGATTTACGAATTGAATATCAGGGATTTCTCTGCCCAGAAAGAGAGTGGAATGAAGTTTCGGGGGAAGTACAGCGCCTTTACGGAAAAAGGAACGAAGACACCGAAAGGATTCTCGAGCGGGATCGAATACTTGAAGGAGCTCGGCATCACACATGTGGAGCTGCTTCCCGTAAACGACTTCGACGGTGTGACGGATAACCCTTCTGATACCACCTATAATTGGGGATACAATCCTTTATTTTTCAATGCACCTGAAGGGAGTTACAGCTTAAAGCCTGAAGATCCGTATGAGCGGATCAGGGAATTAAAAGCTGTGGTTCAAAGCCTTCACGATGAGAATATCAGGGTCATTCAGGACGTGGTCTACAACCACGTGTTCATCCGTGAACATTCCTCTTTTGAAAAACTCGTGCCCGGCTATTTTTTCCGACATGATGAAAATGGCTTACCGTCAAACGGGACGGGGGTAGGGAATGACTTTGCCTCAGAACGTCTCATGGCCAGGAAGTTCATTGTCGATTCGATTCTTTATTGGATAAAAGAATACGGTGTCGACGGTTTCCGTTTTGATTTGATGGGAATCCTGGACGTCAAGACGATGACCGTGATCCGTGAAGAAGTGGATAAAGTGTTGCCGGGGGCGATTCTAATAGGAGAAGGGTGGGATCTGAATACGCCACTCCCTCCCCACCAAAAAGCCAATCTTCGGAATGCCCATCATCTTCAGGGAATCGGACAATTCAATGATTGGTTCAGGGATACCATTAAAGGAAGCACGTTTAATTTATATGACAAAGGCTTTGCCCTCGGTCACGGACATCTCGAACAGAAGGTGGAGCTGGTCCTCACCGGCAGCATCGGAATGAAGAGCGGGGAACGGGGACTCTTTAAAGAACCCGCTCAATCCGTCAACTATGTAGAGTCCCATGATAACCATACCTTGTGGGATAAAATGAAGGCATGCATGAATGAAGAGGAAGAAACTCTTAAGGCCAGGCACAAATTAGCGACCACGATGGTGCTCTTGTCTCAAGGGATCCCGTTTCTCCATGCGGGGCAGGAATTCTTCAGAACAAAAAAGGGAATCGAGAACAGCTATAACTCACCCGTAGAAATCAATCAGCTGGACTGGGTCAGAAGAGAAGAGTACGACGAAGTGGTCCGGTATGTGAAAGCCCTCATCCAGATACGGAAAAGTCACGGGGCCTTCCGTTTTCAACAAAGTGATTTGATCCGGGAGCATGTGAAAGTGTCCCACAGCAAGGCGAATCTCGTGGATGTCACCTATCAGAATGTCCATCCATATGGTCCATGGGATGAGATCCTCATGGTCTTTCACTCGGATACAAAACCCTGCGAATATTCCCTCGCTGAAGGAAAACAATGGGTCTGTTTATCGGATGGCAATCAGGCAAGCGTAAGCGGCCTGTATGATGTGAAGGAGACTTCCATCACCCTCCGGCCGGTGTCTTCCTATGTATTTGTAAGGTGA
- a CDS encoding phosphotransferase family protein, translating to MEHLFDQDWEIVPAGGATGEAFFAQYQEQRLFLKRNSSPFVAVLSAEGIVPKLVWTKRMENGDVITAQHWLNGRELKPEEMKDERVARLLNKIHSSKPLSTMLERLGKEPFQPEHMLTEVETGLEFDLLSLPVIREALSFLQKELMEVQQDEYVVCHGDVNHNNWLLSDYNQLYLIDWDGAMIADPAFDVGLLLYWYIPEDQWESWLTQYGAELTDNLKLRMKWYVVAQTILSIQWHKGKARFHEMNHWIQYLHKVI from the coding sequence TTGGAACACTTATTTGACCAAGATTGGGAAATAGTCCCCGCAGGCGGTGCGACGGGAGAAGCGTTCTTTGCTCAGTATCAGGAGCAGAGGTTATTTCTGAAGCGTAATTCTTCCCCTTTTGTGGCTGTTTTGTCAGCAGAAGGAATCGTGCCCAAGCTTGTTTGGACAAAACGAATGGAAAACGGGGACGTCATCACGGCACAACACTGGTTAAATGGGAGAGAGTTGAAGCCTGAAGAGATGAAGGACGAACGGGTGGCGAGGCTGCTGAACAAGATCCACTCCTCGAAGCCTCTTTCAACCATGCTCGAGCGGCTTGGGAAAGAACCGTTTCAACCGGAGCATATGCTGACGGAAGTGGAGACAGGGCTCGAGTTCGATCTTCTTTCATTGCCTGTCATCAGAGAAGCGCTTTCATTTCTTCAAAAGGAGCTTATGGAAGTACAACAGGATGAATATGTGGTCTGTCACGGAGATGTCAACCATAACAACTGGCTGCTGTCTGATTACAACCAGTTGTATTTAATTGACTGGGACGGAGCGATGATTGCAGATCCGGCTTTTGATGTAGGCTTGCTGTTATACTGGTATATCCCTGAGGATCAGTGGGAAAGCTGGCTTACCCAGTATGGTGCCGAGCTTACGGATAACTTGAAGCTGCGCATGAAATGGTATGTGGTGGCTCAGACGATCCTATCCATCCAATGGCATAAGGGGAAAGCCCGTTTCCACGAAATGAATCATTGGATTCAATATTTACACAAGGTGATATGA
- a CDS encoding YtzH-like family protein, with translation MPLNSQNQMQLLSDILSNHSTDCCGSVSECEQVERLVKSLMVNADIHENVKPVLQEIYQYSQSGISSSDLTNHITTNKQNLSQWVTDMNSYS, from the coding sequence ATGCCTTTAAATTCACAGAATCAAATGCAGTTGTTATCAGATATATTAAGCAACCATTCGACGGATTGCTGCGGTTCGGTTTCGGAATGTGAGCAGGTTGAACGGTTGGTTAAGTCATTGATGGTCAATGCCGATATTCACGAAAACGTCAAACCCGTTTTGCAGGAAATTTATCAATACAGTCAGAGCGGGATTTCCTCATCTGACTTAACGAACCATATTACGACGAATAAGCAAAACCTGTCCCAATGGGTCACGGATATGAACAGCTATTCCTGA
- the trmB gene encoding tRNA (guanosine(46)-N7)-methyltransferase TrmB: MRLRHKPWASEKISDHPQYVVAEPQEKKGQWNKEFGNDNPIHIEVGTGKGQFVTEMARANPDVNYIGIELYESVIVTALDRLIEAELPNVKLLNVDARNLTEYFEAGEVDRVYLNFSDPWPKNRHEKRRLTYKDFLSMYEQILIKGGEIHFKTDNQGLFEYSLKSFSWYGLHLNFLSLDLHNSEFEGNIMTEYEEKFSAKGQRIYRVEAQFQHQA, translated from the coding sequence ATGCGTTTACGTCATAAACCATGGGCTTCTGAGAAAATCAGTGATCATCCACAGTATGTTGTGGCAGAACCCCAGGAGAAAAAAGGTCAATGGAACAAAGAGTTTGGTAATGATAACCCGATCCATATCGAGGTAGGGACAGGAAAAGGTCAATTCGTCACGGAAATGGCAAGGGCCAATCCGGACGTTAATTATATTGGAATCGAGTTATATGAAAGTGTCATCGTGACGGCTCTTGATCGTCTGATCGAAGCGGAACTTCCGAACGTTAAGCTGTTGAATGTCGATGCGAGGAATCTCACGGAATACTTCGAAGCGGGAGAAGTGGATAGAGTGTATCTGAACTTCTCTGATCCATGGCCGAAGAATCGCCATGAAAAACGCCGCCTGACGTACAAGGACTTCTTATCCATGTATGAGCAAATCCTGATCAAGGGCGGGGAAATCCACTTCAAAACAGATAATCAAGGATTATTCGAGTACTCCTTAAAGAGTTTCTCATGGTACGGACTTCATCTGAATTTCTTAAGCCTCGACCTTCATAACAGTGAATTCGAAGGCAATATCATGACAGAATACGAAGAGAAATTCTCAGCCAAAGGGCAAAGGATCTACCGTGTCGAAGCCCAGTTTCAACATCAAGCATAA
- a CDS encoding YtnP family quorum-quenching lactonase produces METLKVGDLTIHWLNGGVTHMDGGAMFGVVPKPLWSKKYEVNEYNQIELRTDPLFFQWEGKNVLIESGIGKGKLNEKQKRNYGVHEESDIEASLSSLGLTPNDIDVVLMTHMHFDHACGLTKFEGEELVPVFPNAVIYTSQVEWDEMRNPNVRSRNTYWKENWESIQSQVETFKGEIEVLPGIKMVHTGGHSDGHSIILIEHGKETFIHMADIMPTHAHKNPLWVLAYDDYPMTSIGAKEKWIGKAIEEEFWFLFYHDAVYRGIKWNKDGEIMDKVMREK; encoded by the coding sequence ATGGAAACGTTGAAGGTTGGAGATCTGACGATACACTGGTTAAACGGCGGCGTGACGCACATGGATGGGGGAGCCATGTTTGGAGTGGTTCCAAAGCCGCTGTGGTCCAAGAAGTATGAAGTCAATGAATACAATCAGATTGAATTGCGAACCGACCCGCTATTCTTCCAGTGGGAAGGGAAAAATGTATTGATCGAATCGGGTATCGGCAAAGGGAAACTGAATGAAAAACAAAAGCGTAATTACGGTGTGCATGAGGAATCGGATATTGAAGCATCCCTTTCATCCCTTGGCCTTACGCCAAACGATATTGATGTGGTCTTGATGACGCACATGCACTTTGACCATGCTTGCGGATTGACGAAGTTCGAGGGAGAGGAACTGGTTCCTGTCTTCCCGAATGCCGTCATCTACACCTCTCAGGTGGAATGGGATGAGATGAGGAATCCCAACGTGCGCTCCCGCAATACATACTGGAAGGAAAATTGGGAAAGCATTCAGTCACAAGTGGAAACGTTCAAAGGCGAGATAGAGGTCCTTCCAGGGATCAAGATGGTTCACACCGGAGGTCACAGTGACGGCCATTCGATCATCCTCATAGAGCATGGCAAAGAGACATTCATTCATATGGCAGATATCATGCCGACCCACGCACACAAGAATCCATTATGGGTACTAGCTTATGATGACTATCCGATGACGTCCATCGGGGCAAAAGAAAAATGGATAGGGAAAGCGATTGAAGAAGAATTCTGGTTCCTTTTCTATCATGATGCGGTATACAGAGGCATCAAGTGGAATAAGGACGGGGAAATCATGGATAAGGTAATGAGAGAAAAATAA
- a CDS encoding PepSY domain-containing protein, whose translation MNWKSFVFGIGIGAAGGYLLKEKLDDSRLISAEKVLKDVKLSFKKEGGIDGSWIGMKPEDYQKHSVSTKVYKGGISRRKNGELEQYEFVADAYTGTVVDVYPLV comes from the coding sequence ATGAACTGGAAATCTTTTGTATTTGGAATCGGGATCGGAGCAGCGGGCGGTTATCTGCTTAAAGAAAAGCTTGATGATTCCCGCCTTATTTCTGCTGAAAAAGTATTAAAAGACGTCAAACTTTCTTTCAAAAAAGAAGGCGGCATCGATGGTTCATGGATCGGGATGAAGCCTGAAGACTATCAGAAGCACTCCGTCAGCACCAAAGTGTATAAAGGCGGCATATCAAGACGGAAAAACGGTGAGCTTGAGCAGTATGAGTTCGTAGCTGACGCTTATACCGGTACCGTTGTGGATGTATACCCTTTAGTGTAA